A single Silvibacterium dinghuense DNA region contains:
- the rpsT gene encoding 30S ribosomal protein S20, translating into MANHVSALKRVRQTEKKTAVNRANKSRVRGSLRLLREAIQKGDVKAAAEQYRATASALDKSVQKGILHANTASRYKSRLNARVKALALKAA; encoded by the coding sequence ATGGCAAATCACGTCTCCGCGCTGAAGCGCGTTCGTCAGACCGAGAAGAAGACTGCAGTGAACCGCGCCAACAAGAGCCGCGTGCGCGGCAGCCTCCGCCTTCTGCGTGAGGCGATCCAGAAGGGCGATGTCAAGGCTGCGGCCGAGCAGTATCGCGCCACCGCTTCCGCTCTGGATAAGAGCGTCCAGAAGGGCATCCTGCACGCCAACACGGCTTCCCGCTACAAGAGCCGCCTGAACGCCCGCGTGAAGGCCCTGGCGCTCAAGGCCGCCTAA